CCAAAGTTGGCGGCGCTCGGGGCGCGGCCCCCCACCCGGCCGCCTTGCGGTGGCCAGGTGGGGAACTCCCGCGCCTATAGCGCGGCGCCCTCACCCTCGAAGGCCCGAACCCACATGGCGCAGAGGCCCGAGCGCACGATGTCTTCGAGTTCGAATTCGACCACCGGCACCGGCAGGCCATGGGCGCGGATCAGTTCGATCATCTTGCGCAGCCCCGAGGCCTGCTGGATGTCGGACTGGTTGACGTCGCCGTTGACCACGCTGATGCAGTTTTCGCCGACGCGGGTGAGGAAGGTTTTTATTTCGCCGACCGTGGTGTTCTGCGCCTCGTCGAGCAGGATGAAGGCGTTTTTCCAGGAGCGGCCGCGCATCACCTCGAAGGGCGCCATTTCGATATCGCCGCGCTTCACCGCAATGTCGAAGGCGCCGTCGCCGATGCGCTCCTTGATGGCGTCGGTGATCGGAACCGCCCAGGGCGCGAATTTTTCCTGAAGGGAGCCGGGGAAGAAGCCGAGCGAGCGGCCACAGGGCACATTGGGGCGGGTGAGGATGATTTTGTCGATTTGTCCGGCCCGGTAGAGATCGGCGGCGTAAGTGGCGGCGATCCAGGTTTTTCCGGTGCCGGCAGGGCCGAGGACGACGACTTGCTGAGAGGACCTGAGAGCGGCGAGATATTGCGCCTGCGTGGGGTTGAGGGCCTTGATGGGGGGAAGGACTCGATCGTTCTGGAATTTGTTCCCCTTGAATTCGATGATCTCGGCATCTCCATGTTGACGGGAATTGCGGCTCTTTCTTCGGTCCAGTTGCTTGCCCACGCGCTGACTCCTCAGATGTGAATCGACGGGCGC
This genomic interval from Candidatus Rhodoblastus alkanivorans contains the following:
- a CDS encoding PhoH family protein, translating into MEFKGNKFQNDRVLPPIKALNPTQAQYLAALRSSQQVVVLGPAGTGKTWIAATYAADLYRAGQIDKIILTRPNVPCGRSLGFFPGSLQEKFAPWAVPITDAIKERIGDGAFDIAVKRGDIEMAPFEVMRGRSWKNAFILLDEAQNTTVGEIKTFLTRVGENCISVVNGDVNQSDIQQASGLRKMIELIRAHGLPVPVVEFELEDIVRSGLCAMWVRAFEGEGAAL